The genomic interval AATTGGTCATTGCCATCACCCTCTTGGTGATGGTGTTGCTGGCCGGAAATATGATTGTCAGTGTGGTTAATGCGCGGATATATTTTTTCGCGCAAATGAACGTGCACGCGCAAGATACTGCGACGGCGCTTGGGTTTAGTATTTCCCAGGCCGCGCAGGAAAAAGATGCGGTGTTAATTGGTTCGATGGTCGATGTTATTTTTGATCGCGGTTATTACCGTGAAATTTCTTACCGCGATCTCGAGGGCAAGACGCTAGTGTCGCGCGACGTTAACTTGCAGGTGGACGATGTGCCCGCATGGTTTATCGACTTGATCGAGATTCCCGAGCCCAGGGGCGAGTCCGAAGTGATTAATGGTTGGTTCCGCTTGGGTAAAATCGAAGTGATTGCCCACACGGGGCTGGCCTATCGTGATCTATGGCGCGTGTTCCGCGAGCAGCTTTGGCTATTTCTGTTTACCGCAGTGGCAGCTTATGGTCTGGCCGGCGTGTCGTTGCACTTTCTACTGCGGCCATTAAAGCGCGTGGAAAAGCAGGCGGATGCCATTTGTCGGCGCGAATTTCCCGAGCAGCAGCGCCTGCCGCGCACACGGGAACTGCGCTCTATGGTTCATGCGATGAACCGCATGGTGGAAAAAATCAAAGACATGTTCCAGGAGCAGTTGGAGCTAACGGAATCTTTGCATCGATCTTCCCATGTGGATTTTATTACCGGGCTTTCTAACCGGCTAGATTTTGATGCACGCCTAGAGTCTTTCATTAAATCAGAGTTGGGTGGGGGTGAGGGCGCGCTGTTGCTTTGGCAGCTATCCGGCATGCAAAAATACAACCAAACCCATGGGCGAGAAGCGGGCGATTTACTGTTGCGGCAGATTGCCGATGTGTTCAAGCCATTGTCGACGGCCTGGCCGGGTGCCATTGTGTCGCGTCGGGGAGGCACCGATTTCTGCATTTTCATTCCCGCAATTGATAGAGCGCAAACAGTTACCCTGTGTGAAGAATTGGTGGCCAAGGTGCAGCTTATTAGTTGGCCAGAGGGCAGCTTGCCGCTGCATCTCGGCGTGGTGCACGATCAAGCGGTCACCCTCGATAGTCAGTTGCTGAGCCGAGCGGATGCGGCGCTGCGCGTGGCTCAGCACCAAGCTGAAAAGGGTTGGCACTTACAGCTTACGGAAACCGTCGGCGCTAGGCCCGCTGGCGAATGGCGGCAATTACTGGAGCGCAGTTTGAGCGAGGGCCAGTTGGCGCTGCACTATCAGCCTGTTTTTGATCTGCATAATCAGTTGCTGCACGCAGAAGTGTTGGTGCGCCTGAAAGTAGATGGCCAATTGCAGCCAGCAGGTAGTTTCTTACCGATGGTGGAGCGCTTCGCCTTGGTAGATACCCTGGATCGGCGCGTATTGGAAATGCTGGCGCAAACCTTTCACCAGACGCAGGCGAATTACTGTGTGAATCTTTCGCCCAGAACTATCGCCTTGCCGCAGTTTCGTCACTGGTTAAAGGATTTCCTAAGCCTTAACGCCGAGCTCGCCAGTCGCCTATTCATTGAAGTTAGCGAGAATGTGGTGCTGCACTCGATGGATGCGCTGAGGGATCTCGTCGCTATCAGCAATAGCGCTGGCGCTAAGGTGTCATTGGATCATTTTGGCGTTACAGGTAAAGCCTTTAACTATCTGCAAAGCCTGCCGCTACACAGTTTAAAAATTGATCGCAGTTTCATCACTCATTTACATAATCGCCAGGATAATCAGTTCTTCGTCAAATCATTGGCTCAGATAGCACACAGTTGCGATATGATGTTACTGGCCGAGGGCGTGGAAACGGAGCAGGAGTGGCTGCAAGTAAAGGCGCTCGGACTGGATGGCGCACAGGGCTATTATTTAGGCCGGCCAGCGGCTGAATTGCCCTAGCGATTGATTGATAGGAGAAGAAGATGAAAAACGGTTTTATGTTTGCGCTGCTGGCGTTTTTTACCCAGGTCGCCGTTGCCGAAATACAGGTGACAGAGGCGTGGGCGAAAGAGTCTATCCCCGGCACTAACACCTCGGCGCTGTTTGCCACCCTCTATAACACCACGCGCAAGCCCACCGAGTTGGTCAAGGTGGTGGTTGAGGGCGTCGATAAGGCGGAGCTGCACACGCACAATGAGCAGGACGGCATGATGCAAATGCGTCGTGTGGATGCGATTGACATAGGGGCTCGGGCGACGGTGGCGTTGGCACCAGGGGGCTTTCATGTCATGTTGTTTCAATTAAAAGCCCCGCTAAAGGCCGGCACCGACCTTGCAGTAGAATTTCACTTCAGCAATGGCGAGCAAGTAGCGGCGGTTGCGAAAGTCGTAAACCCCCATCAGGCCGGCGAGCATCAACATCACCACTAGCGAAAACTTCGGGAGATAACAGCGCATGGCATGGAACGGTATTAAACGCTTGTGGCTAAAAAACAAGCGCAACATGAGTGATTACGGTGCGGATGTTAAAGCGGATTTAGCCGAGGGGAATGTTATGTGGCGCTGGATGGCAATTGCCCTGCTCATTTTGTTACTCGCAATTGCGGGCTTAGGCTTCTATTGGGATCAAGAACCGGATGCATTTTCGGTGAAGCAAAATGCCATGCTGCGCGTGCCTGTACACGGCGATAAGCCAGTGGTCGGTACGGTAACCACGGCGGCACTTATTCATATCGCTGAAACCCTGCTCGATAAGCCGGGTGGCTATCTTAGTAACGATATCATGCCGCCGAGTGTTTGGATGGACAACCAGCCCAGCTGGGAGTACGGCGTGCTTATTCAAGTGCGCGATTTAAGCAAGGCGATGCGCGAAGTGCTTAGTCGCTCTCAGTCTCAGTCGCGCGAGGATAAAGATTTGGCCCTCGCCGAACCGCGCTTTAATTTTAATCACAACAGCTGGGTGTTGCCGTCATCTGAATCTGAATATCGCGCCGGTATTAAATTGTTGAACGCCTATCTCACGCGCTTGGTAGATGACAATGAGCAAGATGCCCAATTTTACGCGCGCGCCGATAACTTAAATTATTGGTTGCGCACGGTGGAGTCGAGGCTGGGTAGTTTGTCCCAGCGCCTTTCCGCCAGTGTCGAACAAAATCGGGTGAACACTGATCTCGCTGGCGAGGCAGCGGCAAAGAAATCTACGGCGACACCGCGAGAGCAGATGGTTAAAACCTCTTGGTGGGAAATTGACAACGTTTTTTACGAGGCCAGAGGCACCTCCTG from Simiduia curdlanivorans carries:
- a CDS encoding bifunctional diguanylate cyclase/phosphodiesterase, with the protein product MSLLRQLVIAITLLVMVLLAGNMIVSVVNARIYFFAQMNVHAQDTATALGFSISQAAQEKDAVLIGSMVDVIFDRGYYREISYRDLEGKTLVSRDVNLQVDDVPAWFIDLIEIPEPRGESEVINGWFRLGKIEVIAHTGLAYRDLWRVFREQLWLFLFTAVAAYGLAGVSLHFLLRPLKRVEKQADAICRREFPEQQRLPRTRELRSMVHAMNRMVEKIKDMFQEQLELTESLHRSSHVDFITGLSNRLDFDARLESFIKSELGGGEGALLLWQLSGMQKYNQTHGREAGDLLLRQIADVFKPLSTAWPGAIVSRRGGTDFCIFIPAIDRAQTVTLCEELVAKVQLISWPEGSLPLHLGVVHDQAVTLDSQLLSRADAALRVAQHQAEKGWHLQLTETVGARPAGEWRQLLERSLSEGQLALHYQPVFDLHNQLLHAEVLVRLKVDGQLQPAGSFLPMVERFALVDTLDRRVLEMLAQTFHQTQANYCVNLSPRTIALPQFRHWLKDFLSLNAELASRLFIEVSENVVLHSMDALRDLVAISNSAGAKVSLDHFGVTGKAFNYLQSLPLHSLKIDRSFITHLHNRQDNQFFVKSLAQIAHSCDMMLLAEGVETEQEWLQVKALGLDGAQGYYLGRPAAELP
- a CDS encoding copper chaperone PCu(A)C, with product MKNGFMFALLAFFTQVAVAEIQVTEAWAKESIPGTNTSALFATLYNTTRKPTELVKVVVEGVDKAELHTHNEQDGMMQMRRVDAIDIGARATVALAPGGFHVMLFQLKAPLKAGTDLAVEFHFSNGEQVAAVAKVVNPHQAGEHQHHH
- a CDS encoding DUF2333 family protein, producing the protein MSDYGADVKADLAEGNVMWRWMAIALLILLLAIAGLGFYWDQEPDAFSVKQNAMLRVPVHGDKPVVGTVTTAALIHIAETLLDKPGGYLSNDIMPPSVWMDNQPSWEYGVLIQVRDLSKAMREVLSRSQSQSREDKDLALAEPRFNFNHNSWVLPSSESEYRAGIKLLNAYLTRLVDDNEQDAQFYARADNLNYWLRTVESRLGSLSQRLSASVEQNRVNTDLAGEAAAKKSTATPREQMVKTSWWEIDNVFYEARGTSWALMHMLKAVEVDFADVLQNKNALVSLQQIIRELEATQEPLHSPLILNGTGFGMLANHSLVMANYVSRANAAIIDLRELLSQG